Genomic DNA from Danio rerio strain Tuebingen ecotype United States chromosome 5, GRCz12tu, whole genome shotgun sequence:
gagctctcaaacgctctcgcagaggtcagaatggctttttgaagaagtgatgatgatgtttcagtaatgctcttttacagttttctctactgctgcatgttttctttgaacacacatttctactgctcctctgtgttgcagacgcgtatgcaaagggcccactgctgggagacggtggatttggctctgtgtttgctgggatgcgcaggtctgatggactgccagtaagtcgttttctccgctcttcattcaaacagcctttagaaatcctgatctcagtaaatgtgatgtgtgaggatcaggcaggtgtgatttattatgctttatctgtctacaggtcgccatcaagtatgtgtctaaagagcggacacagaggagactgagagttgtgagttcagtgtgaacctgttgttgtgtttgatgtttcattgggttctgaatccaatcgcttgtcctgcaggaaggtcagggtcggctgccgctggaggtggcactgatgacccgcgtcaattcagctcctgcctgccccaacgtcctgcagctgctagactggtttgaccgtcccagacgctacatcctgatcctggagcgtccggatccctgccaagacctccagagcttctgtgaggagaacgacTGTCTGGATGAGggtctggccaagaaagtgctggtgcagctgatcgcggctctgaaacactgcgagagccgcggagtcctgcaccgggacgtcaagccagagaacctgctgatctccacagagtcccaggacatcaagctgctggacttcggctgtggagatctgctcaagcgctcggcctacaaatacttcgcAGGTGGGTTTGTGTTGCAGAAGGAAACACTCTGTGGATGTTTGTGAGCTTTTGATGATCCACCAAAGGGAATTTGTGCGTGCTGGAGTGTTTTGAACGGGTGTTTGTGTCTCCTTGTGTCTCTCAGGAACGATTCAATAAGCTCCACCTGAGTGGTTCTGCAGACAGCGCTACCATGCGGGTCCAGCTACGGTGTGGTCAGTGGGAGTGACCCTCTTCAACATCCTGTGCAACCGTTTCCCCTTCGGAGGCTCACTGAGGGTCACGTCCAGGAGCAAACTGACCTTCCCCATAActctgtcaacaggtaagagactcactgagagatcagcagaagtgtgttgctctgtgtttctgaacacggtgttgtgtgtatcagagtgccgtcagctgattggctggtgtctcagtccagcggcggctg
This window encodes:
- the LOC137495618 gene encoding serine/threonine-protein kinase pim-3-like, translating into MYCRLQVCQMGENRSRSRSRSSAFIQAAVQDVRTHDGDGETQTVSQELDGFLAPLPSLLAKSVSTDQGNRKRKRQSGSQQTPEDERPSTSSRRALKRSRRDAYAKGPLLGDGGFGSVFAGMRRSDGLPVAIKYVSKERTQRRLRVEGQGRLPLEVALMTRVNSAPACPNVLQLLDWFDRPRRYILILERPDPCQDLQSFCEENDCLDEGLAKKVLVQLIAALKHCESRGVLHRDVKPENLLISTESQDIKLLDFGCGDLLKRSAYKYFAGTIQ